DNA from Solanum stenotomum isolate F172 chromosome 3, ASM1918654v1, whole genome shotgun sequence:
tcttttatcataattaacttttttacttttttatgcGATGAAGaatagttttttaaaacttaccataatatcatcaattttgaataattataaacacatatattcaaaaaaaatattgagataTAAATCACTTATGAATGTCAACTTACATcaattaatcatatattatataatggatcaataatattaaaggtcaattaactattaaaaaataattaattgggtgctttgaaattcatatatacttacaatatctttttttgaaaagaaaatagaaagtgaatattatttatattagaaaattaaatttgatctttaaatatcattatattaatctcatataatatgtatattattgaattaaactaggtaatttaattaattattacttgtatttcataaatttgggatgagataagaatatatatatatatatattggtgtttaattgtatgagaagttaaaatatataaaacagaataaaagaataaaaataaaaattaaattaaaaaaaagttaaataattattttctctttcttaccAACTTTTTTGTCAAccttacaaatttatttgaatacttttatggaaaaaattgcttaaaattttcaaataatttacttaggaatttataaaaattaccAGGTAATAATTGCACATAGAGgttttttcattgaattttgtttggtaaaaataaaaaaggaattatattttttaattttttttataatcttcataaattctcatgtaatttatatatttgttttgtagagtcataagtttgatgaattaaataggtcaattatttttttaaatgatgatttaatgaCATGACGTATCAACTAGAATAGAAGGAGACTTTTGAGGTATTTAGTATTgttttttggataaaaatataatattattcacTATTGTaagcatgaatttcaaaatacataattaatattgttgtaatagttaattgacctttaatattattgattcaATACGcaatttatgattaattgatgTAAGTTAGCATTCATGACtgatttgtatatcaatatttttttgaatgtaTGTGTTTATAAGTATTCAAAATTGGTGAtattatagtatattttaaaaacctattcttcataacataaaaaaataaaaagttgaattATGATAAATGATTCTTAAGTATGAAAATTGattcttaataaattaatatatcttttttttaaaaaaaaatgatcattattttagttaaatgaattaaattagtctattattaaaaaaaaagattttattgaCATGTCATGCCAACTAGGATGGAATTGACTCATTTTAATGTTAAATTTAATGTTATAGGTTGGAGACTTGGAGATGCCCTAAACCCCAATTCCTTGGTAAAGTAATACTgcttttaaatcatttaaaaaaagaaaagaagctCAAAAGAGACAACACATGACACAACGATGACCCatgactaaaaatgaaatactGTATATTTAATGGATCGATCACCAAAACGTTTCATCACAACAAACTAGCTGGCCACTAATGAACTATatttccaaaataaatatacttaGTTGCCACCACACCACACCACATTGTGTTTGGTTCTCTTCTTTGCTTAAATTGTTGTATGTTCTTcccattttaataaataaaccaTGATGAGTGAAAGGAATTCCGAATTTCCTCTTCTTTCCAACAACATCGAAAAGGGATCATGGAATCCTGAAGATTGCGATAAGGGATGTTGCGATATAGGTGAGGTTATTGAAGAGACAAAGAAGCAACTAGAATTAGCAGGACCTTTGGTTCTTGTGAGTTTTTTGCAGTACTTTTTACAGATGATATCGATCATGTTTGTCGGTCGTCTTGGAGAGCTTTCTCTTTCAAGTGCAACTTTAGCCACTTCTTTTGCTGGTGTAACTGGCTTCAGCTTCATGGTAAGAAGCTTAAGTGCTAATTGGAACTTACATTTTATCATTTACATGTTTGTATGACTTAATTTGATCAtgtaatcctttttttttccgTATGGATAGCTGGGAACGGGAAGTGCATTGGAGACATTATGCGGACAAGCTTATGGGGCAAAACAGTATCATATGCTTGGGATACATATGCAAAGAGGAATGCTTGTATTGTTGGCTATTAGCATACCTATATCGATTATATGGACATTCGCGGGGCATATATTTGCTTTTTGTGGACAAGACATGGAAGTTTCAGTACATGCCGGATTATATGCTCGTTGGTTGATTCCCAGCATTTTTCCTTATGGACTCCTTCAATGCCAACTTAGATTCCTGCAAACACAAAGCAGACTTAAACCACTTGTGTTCAGCACTTGTTTTACGAGTTTAATTCATGCGTTGCTCTGTTGGACACTGGTTTTCAGATTGGGAATGGGAAACAAAGGAGCTGCGCTCTGTAATGCTATATCTTATTGGATCAATGTGCTGATTTTGGCGCTTTATATAAGGTTTGCGTCATCCTGCAAGGAAACATGGACAGGGTTCTCCAAGGAGGGTGCAAGAAACCTTCTCAGTTTTCTATCATTAGCTATTCCGTCAGCACTTATGGTCTGGTTAGTTCCCGTGTCATTATTCTTATATCATTTTTTCAATATGGATCCTTTACTGCTCAATCTGATATGAACCTTTTGAATTGGGAACAAGCTTGGAGCAATGGGCATATGAGTTTC
Protein-coding regions in this window:
- the LOC125857912 gene encoding protein DETOXIFICATION 16-like, which gives rise to MMSERNSEFPLLSNNIEKGSWNPEDCDKGCCDIGEVIEETKKQLELAGPLVLVSFLQYFLQMISIMFVGRLGELSLSSATLATSFAGVTGFSFMLGTGSALETLCGQAYGAKQYHMLGIHMQRGMLVLLAISIPISIIWTFAGHIFAFCGQDMEVSVHAGLYARWLIPSIFPYGLLQCQLRFLQTQSRLKPLVFSTCFTSLIHALLCWTLVFRLGMGNKGAALCNAISYWINVLILALYIRFASSCKETWTGFSKEGARNLLSFLSLAIPSALMVCLEQWAYEFLVFMSGLLPNPKLETSMMAISLSISSLVFRIPFGFGSAVSTRVSNELGAGKPKAAKLAARVVLLLAVVEGLLLSGIAVAARNVWGHIYTNEDEVVKYLSTIMPVLALSNFMDGIQGVLSGTARGCGWQKLGAQVNLGAYYLVGLPCAVILTFVFHLGGKGLWTGIISGSGFQALLLLLITLRTNWELQATKVMHA